Sequence from the Paenibacillus riograndensis SBR5 genome:
CAGATCCAGATTTTCCTGGTAGATAGTGCAGGTGTCTTGTCGCAGGTTGCGCTGGAGCAGCTTGAGGTCAGCCGGATCACCTCGGAATTCCGGGAAAATATCGCTGTCACTGCGTCCGACTTTGCGCTTATCAGCTTCCGCAGAAACACTGCGGTCGTAATTCCGGAGGCTGTGGCTGCTGAAATCAAGCCGGACAGCCTGGAAATTCTGGCCTCCACGCCGATCCGGTACAAAATCGTGGGCGGTGGAACCGTGAATGGCACCTTTGTCAACTTCCCTACGCCTACTACGGCGATCTCTGCAACCGAAACTGCACTGCAAGTGAATTACACCTGCACGGCCGTGACAGGCGGAAGGGTGATCACCCAAGGCATCGGTTCCGGCATAGCCGGTGCTTATCAGAATGTAGCCGCCAATTTGACTAGTCAGCAGCTTTTATACAATCTGACGGATGAAATCATCACACTGGTCGTCAGCTCGCTTGCAGGTTCAGACAATCTGGCAGCGGTCTTCAGAATGTCCGAGGAATGGTGAAGCCTGACTGCGCCGGCCCAGGGCCGGTCAGCCTACCCACTCCCTCCGCAGCGTGAACAGATCCTTCAGGGCATCGGTGGACAGCTCGGTAATCCAGCTTTCAGAGCTGGAGATCACATCATCGCTGAGCTGCTGCTTGCTCTCCAGCATTTCGTCGATTTTTTCCTCCAGCGTCCCCAGGGAGATGAACTTGTGCACTTGCACGTCCTTAGTCTGGCCCATCCGGTATGCGCGGTCCGTCGCCTGATTCTCTACAGCCGGATTCCACCAGCGGTCGAAGTGGAAGACATGATTGGCAGCGGTCAGGTTCAGGCCGACCCCTCCCGCCTTCAATGAGAGAATGAACACATTGGGCTGATCAGACTGCGTCCGGCCGCCAGCAGGCGGGACCTCCCCAGGTGGGGGCGCAGGGGTCTGGAATTGCTCTATCATGCGGTCGCGTGCGCTTTTGGGCGTGCTGCCGTTCAGATACAGCACGGGTTCCTGCAGCTCCTGGGACAGCACGGCCTGCAGCATCCTGCCCATGCCGACATATTGGGTGAAGATCAGGCAGCGCTCATTCTCCTCGCGCAGCTCACGCACCATGGCGAGCAGCCGCTCCAATTTTGCTGACCGCTCAATCAGGGCAGCGGTATCGACCCGGCCCTCCGATTCTGCCTCGGGCAAAGCATCCTTGCTCAGCAGCAGCGGATGGTCACAGAGCTGTTTAAGACTGGTCAGTGCGGCCAGAATAGCCCCTTTGCGTTCAATCCCTTCCAGCTTTTGCATCCGTTCCAGAAGGCCGTTGACGTTCTGGTCATACAGGGCTGCCTGTTCAGCCGTGAGGTGGACATAGGTTTTCATCTCGTTTTTGTCCGGAAGATCGAGCTGGATCGCCGGGTCTTTTTTCTTGCGGCGCAGCATGAACGGCTTAACCATCTTTTGCAGATCCGCCGTCCGCTTCGCATCCCGTTCCTTCTCTATAGCATTTGCGAACCGGTCCTGAAAGGATTTGGCGCTGCCGAGGTATCCCGGGGTGATGAAGTCATAGATCGACCACAGCTCCGAGAGCCTGTTCTCGATCGGTGTTCCCGTCAGCGCGATCCGGTGCAGCGCCGGGAAGCTGCGTACAGCCGAGGACTGCTTGGTCCCGGCATTTTTGATGTTCTGTGCTTCATCCAGGCAGACCGCTGCCCAGGTGAATTGCTTGAGCAGCTCCTGGTCGAGCGCAGCCGTGGCGTACGAGGTCAGGACTACATCCGCCTGAGAGGCTACGCCGTAGAAGTAGCCGGCGTCCAGCCGCTTGCTTCCATAATGCAGCATCACCTTCAGGGAAGGGGCAAACCGCTGCAGCTCCTTCTGCCAGTTGCCGAGTACTGAGGTCGGGCAGATGATCAGGGAAGGCCAGCCGGGCGGGTCCGTCTGCCGCACCCTGCCGGCAGCGGGGTCAGCTTCGGCTGCTTCCTCCAGCTCCTTCAAATGGAGCAGATAGGCAATGAGCTGCACGGTTTTGCCCAGGCCCATGTCGTCGGCCAGCACAGCCCCCAGGCCGAAACGGCGCAGGAAGGCCAGCCAGGCAAAGCCCTCCTGCTGGTAGCTTCTCAGCTCAGCGTGCAGCCCCGCAGGCACAGCGGGCTGAGGCCACCGGTCACGCTGCCCGAGCTGGCCGATCAGCTTGACCAGATGCGCGTTCAGCTCCACCTCCAGCCGGAAGCGCGCCGCGTCCTCTTCAGCCTGCTCCGCTGCAGCTTCAGCGGCTTCATCTTCGCTGCTGCCCAGCAGATGCAGCTGCAGCACATCCTGGAAGGACAAGCCCTGCGACTTGTCCATTCCGGCCATGGCCCGCTGAATCTGGGCCAGGAGGGCGGGGTCCAGGGGAATCCACTGGCCCCTGAACTTCACGAGCCGCTCGCCGCGCGCGACCAGCTCGGCGAACTCCGCCTCGGAGAGGTCGGCGTCGCCGATGGAGATGCGCCAGTCGAAGTCGACCAGCGCATCCAGCCCGAACAGCGACCGGCCGCCGCGGCTGCCCTCGCCGGCGCTGATCTTGGCGCGCAGGCGCGGCTTTTTGCGGCTGGCGGCTTCCCACCACGCCGGCAGCAGCACCTGCCAGCCGGCCTCCAGCAGGCGCCGGCTGTCGACCGTAAGGAACCGCCACGCGACCTCGTCGCTAAGCGATTCCCCAAGCACATCGCGCCCGCGGCCGATGTGTCCGCCGGGCAGGCTGTCCCGCAGGCGCGACAGCCACCCGGCCGCCCGCTCGCGGACGTGCTCCGCCCACGGCGCGGGCCAGCGCCCATGCGGCTCGCCGTCGTCCGAGAGCCGCAGCGGCACAAGCGCGGATTCGTCGCGCTTGTCCTGCAGCAGCAGCTGCAGCCGCCAGGACGAGTCCCCGTCCGGCTCCAGCAGCTGCAGCGCGGGGCGGAACGGCGCGGAGTCCGCCTTCCAGCCGATGGACATCAGCCAGCTGTCCGCGTCCATCCCGGCGGCCGCCAGCCCGCTGCGGCTGAACAGCAGCGGAAATTCGCTCCGCAGGTCACCCGCCTCGGCTTCCGTGCTGTAATAGCGCTGAAAGACCGCCGCCGAGAAGGCGGCCTGCAGCCCTTCGGCAAGCGTGCTGCGCTCCTGCAGCCCGCGCAGCGCTTCCGCAGCGGTGCGGCTGCCGCGGACAGCGCCCGCAAGCGCCTGGCCGTCCCAGTCCCACCGCAGCTGGCCTTCGCGGAACGCGGAGAAGCTGGGAACATACTGCTTCTCATCCAGCAGCGCGGCCAGAACCGGGGCCAGTGCGGTCACGAGTGCAGCATTGCCCTCCCAGCTCCATCCAATGTGTTGGAGCACCTTCAGATCCGCGAAGAACGGGATCACCTGCTCGGCGGGCAGAATGACCAGCTCCACGCCGTCGGCGTTCTGGGTAGTTAATTCCGTGCCATAGAAGGATTCTTCATGCCAGGCGAACAGCTGCTGCTTCAGCAGCAGGCCGGAGACATAGTCATCCCGTTCGTTGATGCCGTAGATCAGG
This genomic interval carries:
- a CDS encoding DEAD/DEAH box helicase is translated as MSMHTRTITVQLALSQYGDALIYGINERDDYVSGLLLKQQLFAWHEESFYGTELTTQNADGVELVILPAEQVIPFFADLKVLQHIGWSWEGNAALVTALAPVLAALLDEKQYVPSFSAFREGQLRWDWDGQALAGAVRGSRTAAEALRGLQERSTLAEGLQAAFSAAVFQRYYSTEAEAGDLRSEFPLLFSRSGLAAAGMDADSWLMSIGWKADSAPFRPALQLLEPDGDSSWRLQLLLQDKRDESALVPLRLSDDGEPHGRWPAPWAEHVRERAAGWLSRLRDSLPGGHIGRGRDVLGESLSDEVAWRFLTVDSRRLLEAGWQVLLPAWWEAASRKKPRLRAKISAGEGSRGGRSLFGLDALVDFDWRISIGDADLSEAEFAELVARGERLVKFRGQWIPLDPALLAQIQRAMAGMDKSQGLSFQDVLQLHLLGSSEDEAAEAAAEQAEEDAARFRLEVELNAHLVKLIGQLGQRDRWPQPAVPAGLHAELRSYQQEGFAWLAFLRRFGLGAVLADDMGLGKTVQLIAYLLHLKELEEAAEADPAAGRVRQTDPPGWPSLIICPTSVLGNWQKELQRFAPSLKVMLHYGSKRLDAGYFYGVASQADVVLTSYATAALDQELLKQFTWAAVCLDEAQNIKNAGTKQSSAVRSFPALHRIALTGTPIENRLSELWSIYDFITPGYLGSAKSFQDRFANAIEKERDAKRTADLQKMVKPFMLRRKKKDPAIQLDLPDKNEMKTYVHLTAEQAALYDQNVNGLLERMQKLEGIERKGAILAALTSLKQLCDHPLLLSKDALPEAESEGRVDTAALIERSAKLERLLAMVRELREENERCLIFTQYVGMGRMLQAVLSQELQEPVLYLNGSTPKSARDRMIEQFQTPAPPPGEVPPAGGRTQSDQPNVFILSLKAGGVGLNLTAANHVFHFDRWWNPAVENQATDRAYRMGQTKDVQVHKFISLGTLEEKIDEMLESKQQLSDDVISSSESWITELSTDALKDLFTLRREWVG